The sequence below is a genomic window from Synechococcus sp. PCC 7335.
CCGCCAATAAATATCGTTAATTACTGTCCGAAAGTTATGGCCTTTTCCTCTCGACTAAGATCAGCTGTTCGTCCTCTTTCGCGGACAGCCAAGTTTGTTAGTCCCACCGCAACTGGTGTCTTGCTCTCTGTGGGTGCTCATGCTCTCTTCTTTGCATTTGGCCCCCGCACTAACTTTTCCTTCGCTGCCCTTAGCGAGGCAGCGCAGCAAGCAGAAGCTGAGGAGACCATCGTCCCGCTCGTACAGCTGACCCCTGCCGAGCGCAGTCGCCTGCCTGCCTTTGCACAGCCGCGCGTTTTGCCACCTAGCCGTACCGGGCTTAGCGAAGAACTAGGATTGCCCTCTAACCTTTCATCACTTAGCAGAGGTCAACTCCCGCGAAAATCTACACCTGCTGGGAGGCTTCCCTCACCGACACTATCGACTCGTAGACCTACACCCAATCCCATTTTTAGAGTACCTAGAACCTCTGTTGGTCCGTCTACAGTCAGAACTCTACCCTCGCCTAGGCCTCTACCCTCGCCGCCTGTCAGGCCTTCTGTCAGACAAAGACCCACTGTTTCTGTTTTGCCACCGCCGTCAACTCCTCTGCCTAACGTGACAACTGGCAACCTATCGATTACACCGGGTAACGGTAGCAGCTCGTCAAGTACAGCTCTTCCAAACCTGCCAGCCGCCGGAGAAGCGCCTTCGGCAGCTGATCTACAGACAACGCCCCGTTCGATCGAGGATGCTCTAGAGTCGACTGAAAATCGTGCACTTGCAGACGATAGTGCTCTATCGGAAGAAACGCGATCGCCTTTAGCAACCGATGAAAGTCCGAGCACATCAGCCGAGCCGCAAACTGAACCAACCGATATTGCTGTTTTGCCCCCAGACTCGATTGACGTAGCACCTGCTCAAGGTGATTCTAGTCGACTGTTAGCAGGGTTTATCTACGATCCGACTGATGTCTCGCAAGCAGAAGCCGATGCCAACTTGCAAGCTTGGTTGACTCAAACTGCTGAAAACAAGAGCGAAATAGACACTCAGCAAGCAGCAGTCACTATCGACTCTAACTTCAAAGTCTGTAAAGACAATCCACCGGCAGACGGCTTGATTGGTGTAGTTGTTAATCCTGATGGCAGCCAATCAGAGACCAAAGTACTCAAAAGCATTGGCTATGACCTACTCAATCGCCAGGCTCTAGATGCGATTGAGCGAAGTGATTTCGGGCAGCCAGAGACGCCCACTCAGTATCAAGTGAGCGTGGAAGTCATTTACCAACCTGAGGGCTGTGTGGAGCAGCTACCATCGGCAGCTGAAGATATTGATGGGTAAGCTTCGGCGATCGCTTTTTCTTTTGCCATACCACAACGACCGGAAACACAAAGGCGTCTACCGATCTAGACATAGCGGCAAGCAGAACTGCTTTGTTTTAGTATCTTCTAGTCTGCCTGCTCTCTTTTAGGTGCTGCACTTAGCTCGAACTGAGGTTGGAGATACTAGGTCCTAAAGACGCCTAGTAATCGTTTTGCCGTGTGTATCAGTTCCGCAGCTACTAAGCAAATCTAATTCTTTTGCGAGAGCAGCTACTCGTTCAGTTTTACCTGGGCTCGGGCGCCAAACTTTAGGGTTGTCGTAGGCATAGTATGTTTCAACGCCGTCAATCCCTAACTCAAAGGCAGCACGGATCAGAAGCTCTTCGTCAGTACGATAGCGAACAGGATGGGCAAGTATCGCAATCCCACCAGCAGACTGAATAGCCCGAATAACATTAGTCGCTTCACGTGCTTGCCCCCTGGGCGCAGCTCCCCGTGTGTAAGGTCGAATCGCTTCGTGAGTAGGCTTGAATGCGTAGCCCAGAATATGAACGTCAGTCTCTGCTAGGAAAGAAGTAATTTCAATACCTGTCCATACTTTAGGCAGGTTTTTGGCCCCGGGCTTAGGATTTCGCCTCCAAGGAGAAGGATTGTGCCAGCGCCAGTCTTCCATCCATGCCTTTGCCTGAGAATAGCCCTTGATCGTGTGGTGATCAGTAATCGCAATACCCCGCAAGCCAATCTTGACAGCTTGCTCCATAAGCTCTGACGGCGCTAACTTGCCGTCAGAGCAGTAGGTATGCATATGAAAATTGTACGTTTTCGGGCAGCTCTGCGCACTAATACTCTGTAATACTTCTCTGAGTAGCAAAGAATCCTGCGTCGCTGTCCGATGGGCTACTTGGTTAGCAGTCTCCCGATCAGCAGGACTTGCAGACATGATTGTCTAGCGCTCGTAATACGACTTAACCTACTATACCCAAATTGTCAAAATATGGGGAAGGCCTCTCTGCTGGTGATATCTATGCTGCCATCTGTCGCAGGCTAAAGCCATACCAGTTCTACTGGTTCTAACTGAAGTCAGGAATGGTCAATGCAAACGAGTGGAGTAAACAGCTCCGGTGGCTGGACATTACCTTTGGCTAGATAGCGCACCTTATATATATAGAGCTTCATATAGAGCTTCGAAGAACATAGAGTTTAGGGATAGAGATTTTTGTAGACATACGCCTAAGGGGTAAGAACCTACTGTAGATACAGTTAGGGAAATAATTTCAGCAAGAAGCTAACGGGCATAGTCAAACAAAGTATCTAAGTAAATCCTTGAAGGCGTTTGATCTCCCTCTTTCTGGCCATTTTGCAGCAAGAACAAAGACAGCGCTGCCGCATACATCCTGTCTTGGTCCCATGTTGGATGAGTTTCTAAAAAACCATTGAGAGCGTTGTGAAGATCCTCAGGAATTTCTGCTAAAACACTGACATTTAGCTGCATGGGAAACCTCTGCATAGCGCCTGTTGTTCTCCTGCCGTTGTAAGCAGGCTGTCGAAGTATTTTGCTGATTTAGTTTGGCTTTGTCAATGATAGAAATATTAGTAATCGCTCTTTGCAAATATTTTTATCGAACGAGGAACAAGTACTTTCAGGCTTTCTACTTCGTATAAGTTTACATTTTCTGCTTACTCTCTCATTTTAGAAGGGTTTTGATTTGGGTAATCCTAAGAAAGGCTTGAACCTACTGATTTTGGGTAAAAATCTGTGGAAAACTTTTTGAATCCTGTGGAAAACTTTTTGAATCCTGTGGAAAACTCTTGAGGAATCGGTGGAAAACTGCTGAATGGCTTTTTGCAAAGATAAAAAAACAGTTTGGGTTCAGACTTATCGAACAATCAAATTTTGCGACCTCATCTATTGCGCGAACGAGCATTTACCTTTACACTGCCTTGCTCAGATGTATGTACAACGCTGCTTTGCAGCTAGCACATTCCACGCCCAAAAAAAGCACGGCGCTATTTGATGTCAATAAGTCTGAGCCGTTTTGTGGCGTTAGGAATACAAAACCTTTCATCTCACTGCCTAGGTTTTGGCAAGAGTGCTGCAGCCTCGGTAGGGCGATCACCTGGGGAAAACTCATTGTCCTGATTTACTATCCTGATTTGTCTATAACGATCAAAACTTGCTATTCTCGTTAGCTCTGACTAGAGCAGGTAATTTCAGCTAGATGGCACATTTCCCACGCTACCGAAGACGTTCCCTCGTTCTATTCTTTTTTAGCTTTGCGCTTTTGTCGTCTATCGGCTGGGGTTGTGGTGACAGCCAAAGGCAAGGCGTGGGCATCTCGGCCCCGGCGCAAACTTTGAGGGTGGGTGCTATCCCCGACCAAGACCCTGAAAAGCTACAGCGGCTATATGGGATTTTGTCTGAATATTTGAGTCAGGAGCTAGGTGTACCTGTTACTTATCAGGCTGTGACAGACTACGCAGCAGCTGTTACTGCGTTCAAAGTGGGAGACCTAGATCTCGTTTGGTTTGGTGGGTTAACAGGTGTTCAAGCTAGGCTGCAAGTACCCGACTCAGAGGCGATCGCTCAAAGAGATATTGACGCTGAATTCCACACCATTTTCATTGCTAGTACCGCCAGCGATCTAGCACCCATTAGTGATTCCGCAGAGCTGGTTAATCTCAAGGGTAAGACCATCACTTTTGGCTCTGAATCCTCTACGTCTGGTCGGCTAATGCCTCAGTATTTTTTGGAGCAATCGGGCGTGAAACTGTCTGATTTTAAGAGTGAACCGGGATTTTCGGGCTCTCACGATGCCACGATTAAGCTAGTTGAAGCAGGTACCTATGATATAGGGGCGCTCAATGAACAGGTATGGCTGGATCGTTTGACCGCCGGTGAAGTGGATCAAAGCAAGGTTCAAGCTATCTGGCAAACACCGGCTTATTACGACTACCACTGGGTAGTTAACAATAAAGCGGTTGATAAGAAATTTGGCGAGGGTTTTACGCGCAATATTCAGACCGCGCTACTAAAGCTAGATAAGAATGACCCAGACCAGGCTGCTATTTTGGAGCTGTTTGGGGCCGATAAGTTTATCGAAACTGAGAACGAAAATTACGCTCAAATTGAAGCTGTCGGTCGTGAGATTGGCAAGATTCAGTAGCGGATGAATATAGCACTGCAATTGGACTCGGTAAGCTGTCGGTTTGGATCGGTGGTGGCATTGCAAGCAGTGAGTGTGGCGATCGCCTCTGGTGAAAAAGTTGCCCTTGTCGGCCCTAGCGGTGCTGGCAAAAGTACACTACTTAGCCTATTTAACGGTGGACTAAACCCTGATCAAGGCTCAGTGCAGGTGCTCGGAAAAGCGATACATACCTTACGCGGATCCGAGCGTAGAAGATTGCAAAGGCAGATTGGCAGCGTTTATCAGCAGCACCAGCTAATCGATAATTTATCGGTAATCCATAACGTCAACGCTGGGCACTTGGGAAGATGGCCTCTATGGAAGGCGCTGTGGTCTTTGATTTGGCCTCAGCAGGTAAACGCAGCCAAACACGCACTTGAGCAGCTCGGTATTGCAGACAAACTCTATGCTCGAACCGATCGACTCTCAGGTGGGCAGCAGCAGCGAGTAGCCCTAGCTCGGATGTTGGTTCAAGATCCGGCGATAGTGATAGCCGATGAGCCAGTCGCTAGCGTCGATCCGGCCCGCTCGCATGATGTAATGTTGCTGCTAGCCCAGTTAGGACAAAACAGGACGCTGGTCGTCAGTTTGCACGATGTGGCTTTAGCACAGACCTATTGCGATCGCCTCATCGGCCTGCGTCAGGGGCGTATTCTGTTTGATCTACCTAGCAATCAGGTGAGCCCTGAGCAGCTAGCGGCTCTGTACAATCTAGAGGACTGTAATCTAGCGAGTCACTAGCAGAAGGTTTTGAGCTAACAGACTAGGACAGCGTAGAGTTCCCTTTGAAAAAATCCACTACTAAAGGTGTCTATAGAGATAGCGTTCCTAGCGCTGGTGGAGCGCAAGCACTTCGAGCATCTAGTCAACGCCTAGTCGATCATCAGAAAATCTTTGCGTTCGTTCTATGGCTCTTGCTAACAATTTGGGCGCTGTGGATATCGAATACTCCCGAGTTGAACTGGAGTGGACGTGCATCGATCTACCAGTTCCTATCAGCTAGCTTTCAGCCCGAGCTAAACCCTACTTTCCTTGGGGTGATGGCAAAAGCAACGCTCACAACCTTCGCTTTTGCGGTTTGTGGAACGACACTTAGCCTGGTGATAGGTTTAGTGCTGGGTGTCGTCTGCTCGCGGGTTTGGTGGCAGATCTTCCTACCTGGAGCCGTAGGTCGAGCTGTATGGATAGCACTGCGAGGAGGGTTGGCCATACCTAGGGCTATTCACGAAGTAATTTGGGGACTGCTGCTACTGAGCGTGTTAGGACTCGATCCGATTGTGGGCGTGGGCGCGATCGCGATTCCTTTCGGGGCTATCACAGCCAAAGTTTTTTCCGAAATCATAGACGAAACGCCTATTGGGCCATTGACCGCCCTAGTCAATAGCGGAAGTAATCGCATCGCTGCTTTCTGTTATGCCCAGCTCCCACAAGCTCTACCTAACCTGATTTCCTATGGGTTCTATCGGTTTGAATGTTCGTTGCGAGCGGCGGCAGTGCTCGGCATTATCGGCGCAGGTGGTCTGGGTGAACAAATCTTTCTGAGCTGGCAGTCTTTACAATATGCGGAGGTTTGGACAGGCTTTTATGCGCTGATATTGCTCAATGGTCTAGTTGATACCTGGAGTGCGAAGCTCAGGCGGCAGATGGGGTTTGTCAGCCGACTAGATCTAGCCGATAAGTCCAAACGCGCCCTAGTGCCGGTAGCAACTAGGCAAACCGATAAAAACCGGACATTCGTTTGGGGTTCTTTAATTGCGATCGCGCTGTGTATACCTCTGTGCTTTGCCTATCTCAATATTGATTGGGGGCGAATAGGCAGATCTGTCCCCTTTCTCGCGGATCTAGCCAGCGAGCTTACAGCAGAGCAAGTTTTACCGGCATTCTCTTTTTCCCTAGTGCCGTTAGCACTTCAGACGATGGCGATGTCTATCTTAGCGATCAACCTGGCTGGAATAGGCGGTGTTCTGTTTTCTTTTCCTGCCGCTCAGAATTTTTTCTTACCCGGTGGGTTACTACAGAGTATTGGCTCTACTCAGCGGCTGAGTTTAGGACATGGTGTGCTTGTACTCTCAAGAATGATTTTGCTAGCGGCTAGAGCCATCCCTGCGCCGATACTGGCACTAATTGTTGTTTTTGGGATGTATCCAGGGATTTGGCCAGGTGCGCTAGCGCTGGCTGCTCACAACTTTGGTATCTTGGGCCGGTTAATGGCTGAGGTCAATGAGAACCTGCCAGATGGGCCGCTGCGGGCACTGCGATCGCTAGGAGCCTCCAGCAGCGGCATCGTGTTCTATGGCGTATTCCCGGCTAATCTGCCGCGATTTCTAGCCTACATACTCTATCGCTGGGAAGTCTGCCTTCGCGAAACCGTCATTGTTGGCATCGTTGGTGTCGGCGGGTTAGGCCGGCTGATGACAGAACAGCTCAGCAGCTTCGACTATGGCAGTTTGGCTGCTACGCTGCTTGTTTTTATCGGTCTGACTATTTTCATAGACGCCATTAGCGGATGGATGAGAACAGCGGTGCGGTGATCTAGTCATTGGTCTAGCGTGCCGGTGGTCTAGCGCGAGTCTTGAAGTGATTAAATGAGGACTGATCGATTCTTAGGTTTGCCTAAAACGGCTAGGAATAGGTCGCCTTTTGGCGGATGTATCCTAATGAATAACTTTTCGGGTGCGCTTTTATGAGGAATCATTTTGGGTAAGCGATCACTAGCTGGAATTGCCGGGATTGTGGCAGCCGCAACGCTGCTAAGTAAGGTGTTTGGACTGCTGCGCGAAACGGCGATCGCCGCCGCCTTCGGTACGGGGCCAGTGACCGATGCCTATAGCATCTCGTATGTGATTCCAGGTTTTTTGCTGATCTTGCTAGGGGGTATCAACGGCCCCTTTCATAGTGCCATCGTCAGCGTAGTGGCTAAGCGAAAGAAAGAAGAGATTGCTCCGCTAGTCGAGACGGTGACAACTCTGATTGCAATTGTGTTAGCGGCTGCAACGGTGGCGCTGGTGGTGTTTGCCGATCCCATTATTGGCTTTATCGGCCAAGGCTTTAGCGCGACGGAGGTAGGCCTAGAGAGCCGCGCGATCGCAATCACGCAGCTACGCATTATGGCTCCTATTACGCTTTTTGCCGGCTTCATCGGCATCGGCTTTGGGACGCTCAACGCCGCCGATCAGTATTGGCTACCGTCCATTAGCCCACTGCTATCGAGTTCAGCGGTAATGATCGCGCTGGGCCTGCTCTGGCTGGTTCTTGGCGAGGGTATTAGCGATCCTAGTAATCTGATGGTTGGCGGAATAGTTCTGGCGCTGGGCTCACTAGTTGGCGCTATTTTGCAATGGTTGGTCCAAGTTCCCGCCCTGTGGAAGTCTGGTTTGGGTCGTCCAAAGCCAGGATTCAATTTCAAAGATCCAGGGGTTCGCGACGTCATTAAAGTGTTAGCACCCGCGACGTTTTCCTCTGGCAGCTTGCAAATTAATGTCTATACCGACTTGTACTTTGCTGCAAGAGTCCCAGGGACCCTAGCCTCTTTGAATTTTGCCAACCTGCTGATCCAGGCACCGCTAGGCATTATCTCTAATATTGTCTTGGTTCCTTTCCTGCCAATCTTTTCTCGCTTAAGCCTGCCTAATCAGTGGCCCGAATTGAAGCAGCGTATCCGTCAAAGCTTGATTCTGGTGGCGCTGACGATGCTGCCGCTAAGCGCGTTGATTGTGACCTTGGCCAGACCGATTGTCAGCGTCGTTTATGAGCGGGGTGCATTCGATGAAGACGCCGTAGCGCTGGTGACAGCGATGCTGATTGCCTATGGGGCGGGGATGTTTGTCTATCTTGCTAGAGATGTCATGGTGCGGGTGTTTTACGCGCTCGGCGATGGTCAGACTCCGTTTAATATCAGCCTTGTCAACATCATTACCAATGCTGTTCTGGACTATGTGTTTTTCAATCTAATGGGTCCGCCGGGCTTGGTCGTAGCGACGATTGGGGTCAATATTGTTTCGCTGGTTGCCATGACGGTGTTATTAGCTCGCAAAATCGATGGCTTACCGGTAGCAGACTGGGCTCGTAGCATTGCGACTATCACAGGTGCAAGCTTTCTTAGCGGCGTTTTCTGCTGGCTGACCAGGGGCGGGCTGGTGACTATTGTGGGCTCAGACGGCTTTCTAGCAAACCTCATTCAGATGTCTATCGCAGGAGGGATTGGACTAATTACCTTTGCCTTGCTGACGATTGTGCTCAAAATTCCTGAAGCCGATCTATTGGCGCAGCGCATTCGGCAAAAGTTAGGCCGCTGATATTTCATTGGGTGAGTAGCTCGGCATGAAGAACAGACTTGGTGCGGCTGAGTGATATGGCTGAATCTCTATGGGTTAAGTCTCTGTGACTCTAGTCTCTATGTTTCTAGGCTCTATGGCCGAAACGGCGATCGCGCCACTGCTATGCATCACAGCTTTCCTAAAATCAGCTGCTGAATAATCTCTGTGACTTCAGTTGCCATCAGGGCATCGACAAATCTAGCTTCTTGATCGATATCGCCCGTTTGCTGAGCGGCAATCAGCGTCATCCCAATTGAATAGTGCTGGTGGCTAGCGGTTGGATCGCAAGCTCCAACTCGAGGGAGATCGAATTCGGCTAGGGCGCAGTAGGTTAACTCAGTGCGATCGCGCTGATCGCTTCGACCAAACCCACACTTTGAGATAATTACAGGCGATCGCACCACCTCAGTTAGCGATAGCGTTTCCAAAGCGACATCAATATATCGAGCCGTATCTACGCCCATCGCCTGGATCAGGCTGCTCAAACTATGGCCCTGCACATTGGGGACAACTGCGCGCGGTGGCAGTCGCCAGTGCCAGCCCACTATCGTGATTAGTCGAGTGAGATCATAGGTCGAGACCAAATTTTGTCCTCGATGAGCCTGACGTGGCGATTCGAGTACCTTTTGGCCGTTTGCAGACCACAGCTCTGGAAACTCGATAAAGGGTACCTCACCATAGCGACCCTGGAATGCTAGCTGCTGATTGCCCGTGAGCTGCTGTGTCCACTTCTCTAGTCTCTCTGGCGTGGTGAATCGCTTAAACATGGCCGCTAGCGAGTTGGAAGTTGCCACCCGATTGTCATAAGATACAGTGCCATTTGCCAGCACATGAAACGGAAAGCCTGACCGGGAGCCAGCTGGATGTACGGAGCAGTCCCCAATCGGTACGTTAGGCGCGGCCTTATTGGCCTGCTCGATTACCTTGAGCAAAGGTAAAAACTTAGTGGCACTCCACATCTGTCGATTAACAAAGGCCTCTCGACCTAGCCAGCGAGATCTCAGCTCGCCTGATCGCATGGTTGATAGGCATACGCAAGCAGACAAGATATCGGGCGCCAGAAAATCTAGTCCCGTTGCATCTATTTCCGGGCGATCGCCCCGAATAGGATAAGTGGCGGTATTTTCTAGTGGTGAAGGTATTGCCGCTGATTGGCCTGTGATTGCCTGCGGCTCTGTTTGCTGTAGGTATCCGACTGCTTGAGATAGACGATTGCGAAATGGCGAACTTTGGATGCCTCGATCTAAAAAAGCGAGTTTCTCGGCATTGAATTCCGCTTCCTGATGAATAAATTTTTCAAATAGTCCTTTTCTATCTCTTGTCAGTGCCGGTTTCAAAGGAGAAGTTTCAGTAAGTTCTGCGACGGAAATTGCCAGTGCCCAACATAGTATCGCCGCCACTTCTCCTCTAGTGATTGATTGGTTGGGCAAAAAGGCTCTAGGTGCTAGCTGAGATTCAAATAGATTGGCTGCGATCGCCTGCCCAACAGCTTCTCGGCCATAGTCTGGAATTGCTGTGGCATCTGTAAACGTTCGCCTGATTAGTTGCTCGCGCTCGGCTGGCTCTGTCTTAGGAAGGCGAATTCTTGCAGTGGTTTGTTCAGCTGACAGGGCTGCCATCAACACTACGACTGCCTGCACTCTAGAAATGGCCTGCATAGGCAGAAATCGACCTGATCTATCCCCACTAAGCAGGCCGCGTTCTGAAGCCCAGGCGATTACCTCATTTGCCCAGTACTGCGGTGGTACGTCCGGAAACGGACGAGCCGATTGCCTTGTCGGTAGCCCTGGGAAACTTTGACGCATCAAGGCTGCAAACTCAGCTCGACTGACTACAGCAAGCGGACGGAATGTAGTGTTGGCATACCCGCTGATCATCCCTCGCTTCGCTAGAGCTACGATGCAGCCTTTAGCCCAATGGTGAGTAGTGTCTGGAAACATACAATTGACTTCGCTTTAGCTTTGCAGGTCATTTCACAGACAACAAAACCACCTCGAGTGTGACTTTGCGCCTATCCGCTGTCTGTCCTAGACCGCTCTAGTGACCTCCTCCCATTGGGAAACTCTAAGTCTATAGTCGCGGTCAAACACTTTTTGCTCAAGACGATTTCCAAGATGATTACTTACTAAATCTCAATATGAAATCAATAATTTATTCGCTGGGATCACTAACAAAGCCAGAAAAGTAACGTAGGCTCAAAAGAGAAATTCCTGACTGTATCTACCTTTAAGCCACTTTTTGTATGAGCTTGCCTGCTGCCCCACCTTCTCGACCCATCGAAAAAACGACCTCTAATCGGACGAATGCTCTCAGCAAGTCTGACTCGAATCTGCCAGTCTCGCCTAACCTTTCGACCGAATCTGCTGAGCCTCAGACGATTGTGCTAGATATCACAGGCATGATGTGTGCGGGTTGTGTCAGCACTGTAGAAAAAAAGCTAGCACAGTGTGACGGGGTGCTCACTGCTACAGTCAACCTATTAACTGAAGTAGCCGCGCTAGAGTGCCTACCTCAAGCAGATGGCAGGGCAATTGCGCAGGCTTTAACCGATGCAGGCTATCCATCAACGCTACGCCAGGCCAATATCACGGGACTAAGTGCTGAGTCTGACTGGCTAGCTAAACAAGAGCAAGATCAGCAAAATCAAATAAGTCGGTTAGCGATCGCATCGATTCTGCTTGCCTTCTCTGTGCTTGGTCATCTACAACATTTTGATCTTCGCGGTCCATTCAGTACGCTACTCACCTTGCCTGTCATCACGACCTTGTGGTTTCATGGCACGCTCGCTACGCTGACCTTGCTATTTCCGGCTAGAAAAATCCTAGTGGCTGGGTTTCAAGGCCTTAGGCGTGGCACGCCCAATATGAATACGCTAGTTAGCCTAGGAGCGCTGAGTGCCTACCTAACGAGTCTAACAGCCTTGCTCTTTCCCCAATTGGGATGGGAGTGTTTCTTTGACGAGCCAGTGATGCTGCTGAGCTTCATCTTGTTGGGGCGAACCTTGGAGCAACGAGCCCGCTTTCAATCCGCTGGGTCTTTGCGATCGCTAATTGCGCTTCAGCCGCCGTTTGCCAGACTAGTCCCTCAACCTACGCTGCCTAAGCAGTCTATTAACACTGCTACTGCGAGCCTCAAAGTTCCGGTGAACCAGGTAAAAGTAGGCGAGTGGCTACAGGTTCTTCCCGGTGAAAAAGTCCCTGTCGATGGCATGATCGCGCTCGGTGAAACTTCTCTAGACGAGTCCATGCTGACGGGAGAATCTATGCTGGTTAGCAAGCAACCGCAGGATACTGTCTTTGCCGGTACGCTCAATCAATCGGGTGCCATTACGCTTCAGGTCACCCGCACTGGCGCAGAGACTACCCTGGGCCAAATGATTCAACTGGTCGAGACGGCTCAAACTCGCAAAGCGCCCATCCAAGGATTAGCCGACATCATCTCTGGCTACTTTACCTATGGTGTCTTGGTTTGTTCTGGGCTGACCTTTTGCTTTTGGTACTTTGTCGGTATGCCGCTGTGGCCAGAAGTTGCTCAGCTAGCGATGGGACATGCTCATATGCATACAGCGCACATGCCTGCCGTGGGTGATTCTTTGCAACTGCTAGTAAGTTTGAAGCTGGCAATCGCGGTCGTTGTTGTCGCCTGTCCCTGTGCTTTGGGTTTAGCTACACCCACTGCTATCTTAGTCGGCTCTGGAATAGGCGCCGAAAAAGGGCTACTTATCCGTGGCGGCGATATCTTAGAAGCTACCCAAAAAATTGACACGCTTGTCTTCGACAAGACAGGTACGCTAACGACAGGTTCACCCCAGGTAGTTGATTGTATTTCCTTTTTGGATGAGCTATCTGAAGATCAGCTGCTACAGTTAGCAGCAACCGTCGAAAGTGGAACTTGCCACCCGCTTGCCGTTGCTATTCAAAGCGCCGCGGCGCAAAAGCAATTACCAACCTTAAACGCTAGCAACTTTCAAACGAGAGCCGGGTCGGGAATTAGTGCTGTCATTGAATCTACTGATTGCTCGAATTCATCCTCTGACCAAAGATCTCATCAAACAATTGCGTTGGGGAACAAGGATTGGCTAGCAGAAAATGGCTGCTCTATCGATGCGTCTGTAGACGAGATGGCTAGAGATATTGCCAAAGCTGGTAAAACCGTTGTCTTCCTTACAAAAGAACATCAGCTGATTGGTTTAATCAGCGTTGCAGATCAGCTGCGATCCGAAACGACCAACGTGTTGTCTGAGCTGAAATCTATGGGCATCTCGATACAGATTTTGAGTGGCGATAGCTCAGCTGCCGTTCGAGCGATCGCACAGCAGCTCGGTCTTGATTTAGCCCACGTACAAGCCGAGGTGAAGCCAGCAGAAAAGTTGAGTGCGATTACTGCTCTTCAAGCTGCTGGACACCAGGTCGGACTGATTGGTGATGGAATTAATGATGCGCCTGCTCTTGCCAAAGCAAACGTGGGTATCGCTCTGAACTCTGGTAGTGAGGTG
It includes:
- a CDS encoding energy transducer TonB, whose amino-acid sequence is MAFSSRLRSAVRPLSRTAKFVSPTATGVLLSVGAHALFFAFGPRTNFSFAALSEAAQQAEAEETIVPLVQLTPAERSRLPAFAQPRVLPPSRTGLSEELGLPSNLSSLSRGQLPRKSTPAGRLPSPTLSTRRPTPNPIFRVPRTSVGPSTVRTLPSPRPLPSPPVRPSVRQRPTVSVLPPPSTPLPNVTTGNLSITPGNGSSSSSTALPNLPAAGEAPSAADLQTTPRSIEDALESTENRALADDSALSEETRSPLATDESPSTSAEPQTEPTDIAVLPPDSIDVAPAQGDSSRLLAGFIYDPTDVSQAEADANLQAWLTQTAENKSEIDTQQAAVTIDSNFKVCKDNPPADGLIGVVVNPDGSQSETKVLKSIGYDLLNRQALDAIERSDFGQPETPTQYQVSVEVIYQPEGCVEQLPSAAEDIDG
- a CDS encoding PHP domain-containing protein, whose protein sequence is MSASPADRETANQVAHRTATQDSLLLREVLQSISAQSCPKTYNFHMHTYCSDGKLAPSELMEQAVKIGLRGIAITDHHTIKGYSQAKAWMEDWRWHNPSPWRRNPKPGAKNLPKVWTGIEITSFLAETDVHILGYAFKPTHEAIRPYTRGAAPRGQAREATNVIRAIQSAGGIAILAHPVRYRTDEELLIRAAFELGIDGVETYYAYDNPKVWRPSPGKTERVAALAKELDLLSSCGTDTHGKTITRRL
- a CDS encoding DUF2811 domain-containing protein; translation: MQLNVSVLAEIPEDLHNALNGFLETHPTWDQDRMYAAALSLFLLQNGQKEGDQTPSRIYLDTLFDYAR
- a CDS encoding putative selenate ABC transporter substrate-binding protein yields the protein MAHFPRYRRRSLVLFFFSFALLSSIGWGCGDSQRQGVGISAPAQTLRVGAIPDQDPEKLQRLYGILSEYLSQELGVPVTYQAVTDYAAAVTAFKVGDLDLVWFGGLTGVQARLQVPDSEAIAQRDIDAEFHTIFIASTASDLAPISDSAELVNLKGKTITFGSESSTSGRLMPQYFLEQSGVKLSDFKSEPGFSGSHDATIKLVEAGTYDIGALNEQVWLDRLTAGEVDQSKVQAIWQTPAYYDYHWVVNNKAVDKKFGEGFTRNIQTALLKLDKNDPDQAAILELFGADKFIETENENYAQIEAVGREIGKIQ
- a CDS encoding phosphonate ABC transporter ATP-binding protein, giving the protein MNIALQLDSVSCRFGSVVALQAVSVAIASGEKVALVGPSGAGKSTLLSLFNGGLNPDQGSVQVLGKAIHTLRGSERRRLQRQIGSVYQQHQLIDNLSVIHNVNAGHLGRWPLWKALWSLIWPQQVNAAKHALEQLGIADKLYARTDRLSGGQQQRVALARMLVQDPAIVIADEPVASVDPARSHDVMLLLAQLGQNRTLVVSLHDVALAQTYCDRLIGLRQGRILFDLPSNQVSPEQLAALYNLEDCNLASH
- a CDS encoding ABC transporter permease, which encodes MKKSTTKGVYRDSVPSAGGAQALRASSQRLVDHQKIFAFVLWLLLTIWALWISNTPELNWSGRASIYQFLSASFQPELNPTFLGVMAKATLTTFAFAVCGTTLSLVIGLVLGVVCSRVWWQIFLPGAVGRAVWIALRGGLAIPRAIHEVIWGLLLLSVLGLDPIVGVGAIAIPFGAITAKVFSEIIDETPIGPLTALVNSGSNRIAAFCYAQLPQALPNLISYGFYRFECSLRAAAVLGIIGAGGLGEQIFLSWQSLQYAEVWTGFYALILLNGLVDTWSAKLRRQMGFVSRLDLADKSKRALVPVATRQTDKNRTFVWGSLIAIALCIPLCFAYLNIDWGRIGRSVPFLADLASELTAEQVLPAFSFSLVPLALQTMAMSILAINLAGIGGVLFSFPAAQNFFLPGGLLQSIGSTQRLSLGHGVLVLSRMILLAARAIPAPILALIVVFGMYPGIWPGALALAAHNFGILGRLMAEVNENLPDGPLRALRSLGASSSGIVFYGVFPANLPRFLAYILYRWEVCLRETVIVGIVGVGGLGRLMTEQLSSFDYGSLAATLLVFIGLTIFIDAISGWMRTAVR